One genomic segment of Thalassospiraceae bacterium LMO-SO8 includes these proteins:
- a CDS encoding acyl-CoA dehydrogenase family protein, translated as MDFNLTPEVNETRQAIRRFVAQNILPLEADPASYDDHENIRLDLLDDLRAKARSEGLWSLSMPTARGGRGFDTVGMAACYEEMNRSIFGPVVFNAAAPDDGNMFVLNKVATDAQKEQWLQPIIDGAVRSSIVMTEPAPGAGSDPSGMMQTRAEKKGDKWIVHGRKWFITGAGVASHFILLARTSDDARRNLTAFLFHKDQPGWKIERRIPIMGPEEHGGHCELTFDGLEIPDENRLMGVGEGMKCVQIRLGTARLTHCMRWLGLAKRSLEIADEYISGREAFGTRLADRESVQLLLGEAAKEIQIGRLLTMHAAWTLDQGSRARAEVSTAKVQVADTLHTCVDTAVQLCGARGYSKDTVLEWIYRYARQARLVDGASEVHKMVLAGQFREQGLDYWHWG; from the coding sequence ATGGATTTCAATCTGACACCGGAAGTGAACGAAACCCGGCAGGCCATCCGCCGGTTCGTCGCCCAGAACATCCTGCCGTTGGAGGCCGACCCCGCCAGCTACGACGATCATGAGAACATCCGGCTGGATCTGCTGGACGATCTGCGCGCCAAGGCCAGGAGCGAGGGGCTCTGGTCATTGTCCATGCCGACGGCCCGTGGCGGGCGCGGATTCGACACGGTCGGCATGGCCGCCTGCTACGAGGAAATGAACCGTTCCATCTTCGGGCCCGTGGTGTTCAACGCCGCCGCCCCGGACGACGGCAACATGTTCGTGCTCAACAAGGTCGCGACCGACGCCCAGAAGGAACAATGGCTGCAGCCGATCATCGACGGCGCCGTGCGGTCCTCCATCGTCATGACGGAACCCGCGCCCGGCGCCGGGTCCGACCCATCGGGCATGATGCAGACCCGGGCCGAGAAGAAGGGCGACAAGTGGATCGTCCACGGCCGCAAGTGGTTCATCACCGGGGCCGGCGTGGCGTCGCACTTTATCCTGTTGGCGCGCACGTCCGACGACGCGCGGCGCAACCTGACCGCCTTCCTGTTCCACAAGGACCAGCCGGGCTGGAAGATAGAGCGCCGCATCCCGATCATGGGGCCGGAAGAACACGGCGGCCATTGTGAGTTGACCTTCGACGGCCTGGAAATTCCCGACGAGAACCGCCTGATGGGCGTCGGCGAAGGCATGAAATGCGTACAGATCCGCCTCGGCACCGCGCGCCTGACCCATTGCATGCGCTGGCTCGGCCTGGCCAAGCGGTCGTTGGAAATCGCCGACGAATACATCTCCGGGCGCGAGGCCTTCGGCACCCGACTGGCCGACCGGGAAAGCGTGCAGCTGCTGCTGGGCGAGGCGGCCAAGGAAATCCAGATCGGCCGCCTGCTGACCATGCATGCCGCCTGGACCCTCGACCAGGGCAGCCGCGCCCGGGCCGAGGTTTCGACCGCCAAGGTCCAGGTCGCCGACACCCTGCACACATGCGTCGACACGGCGGTGCAGTTGTGCGGCGCCAGGGGCTATTCCAAGGATACGGTCCTGGAATGGATCTACCGCTACGCCCGCCAGGCGCGGCTGGTCGACGGCGCCTCCGAAGTTCACAAGATGGTCCTGGCCGGCCAGTTCCGCGAACAGGGCCTCGATTACTGGCATTGGGGCTGA
- a CDS encoding PilZ domain-containing protein — protein MMLNEQKDSRRNPRSVVHGNVEVNGGGPYRGGKLHDMSVGGASVLYPEGSQAQDNPVQVDDEILLVIRGRAKVPGRVARVFDGGFAVAFDWSLNIEHDRFLKDRDN, from the coding sequence ATGATGTTGAACGAACAAAAAGATTCCCGCAGAAACCCCCGTTCCGTCGTGCATGGGAACGTGGAGGTCAACGGCGGCGGCCCTTACCGGGGCGGCAAGCTGCACGACATGTCCGTGGGTGGGGCATCGGTTCTCTATCCCGAGGGAAGCCAAGCCCAAGATAATCCGGTTCAGGTCGATGACGAGATCTTGCTGGTCATTCGCGGCCGCGCCAAAGTGCCGGGACGCGTGGCCCGCGTGTTCGATGGCGGATTCGCCGTGGCATTCGACTGGTCCCTGAATATCGAGCACGACCGCTTTCTGAAAGACCGGGATAACTGA
- a CDS encoding alpha/beta hydrolase, with amino-acid sequence MPFATADDGTTLYYADEGVGEAILFLHEYGGDPRSWEPQVEAFAKTNRCIVTASRGYTPSGIPDDPAAYSHDIVAEDARAVLDHLGIDKAHVVGLSMGAYTGLMLALRHPDRVLTLTAASGGSGSHPEDNPGYRAESQRLADAIAGADGFPADDFAGGPTRLQLKRKDIGAWEKFRDELAEHDVTGAAHVLRQIVGGRPSLYTFRDQLAASSTPVLFMVGDEDEPVLDINLWLKRTMPGAGLEVVPKSGHLLNLEEPAAFNLRIKRFHQWVAEGSWPLRDMSTVGFSGVAPAQDRT; translated from the coding sequence ATGCCCTTCGCCACCGCCGACGACGGCACGACGCTGTATTACGCCGACGAGGGCGTGGGCGAGGCAATCCTGTTTCTCCATGAATACGGCGGCGACCCTCGAAGTTGGGAGCCCCAGGTCGAGGCCTTCGCCAAGACCAACCGCTGCATCGTCACCGCGTCCCGCGGCTACACGCCGTCGGGCATCCCGGACGACCCCGCCGCTTATTCCCACGACATCGTGGCCGAGGACGCGCGCGCGGTGCTCGACCACCTGGGCATCGACAAGGCCCATGTGGTCGGCCTGTCCATGGGCGCCTATACGGGCCTGATGCTGGCACTGCGCCATCCGGACCGGGTTCTCACCTTGACGGCGGCGTCGGGCGGATCGGGCTCGCACCCCGAGGACAATCCCGGCTACCGCGCCGAATCCCAGCGCCTGGCCGACGCCATCGCCGGCGCCGACGGCTTTCCCGCCGACGATTTCGCGGGCGGGCCGACGCGCCTGCAATTGAAGCGCAAGGACATCGGGGCCTGGGAAAAATTCCGCGACGAGCTTGCCGAACACGACGTCACGGGCGCCGCCCACGTGCTCCGTCAAATCGTCGGCGGCCGGCCGTCGCTCTATACCTTCCGGGATCAGCTGGCCGCGTCGTCGACGCCCGTCCTGTTCATGGTCGGGGACGAGGACGAGCCGGTGCTCGACATCAACCTGTGGCTGAAACGCACCATGCCCGGCGCCGGGCTGGAGGTCGTGCCGAAATCGGGGCATCTGTTGAATCTGGAGGAACCCGCCGCCTTCAACCTGCGCATCAAGCGGTTTCACCAATGGGTCGCGGAAGGGTCCTGGCCGCTGCGCGACATGTCGACGGTGGGCTTCAGCGGCGTGGCCCCGGCCCAGGACCGGACCTAG
- a CDS encoding SDR family NAD(P)-dependent oxidoreductase: protein MTRFFRDDLLADRVALVTGASSGLGRRFAEVLAAHGAAVACCARRREKLAETVDAITAAGGQALAVEMDVTDRESVADAFETADRALGQVTILINNAGLASTGPAIDLDPATWDQTMATNLTGAWTVAQRAAKDMVAAGRPGTIVNVASVLGLRQAGGVMPYAVSKAGIVQMTKSLALEWARHRIRVNAIAPGYIETDLNREFLESEGGQTLMKRIPQRRFGKPEDLDGALLLLASDASDFMTGEVVAVDGGHLVNTL from the coding sequence ATGACCCGCTTTTTCCGCGACGACCTTTTGGCCGACCGGGTGGCCCTGGTCACCGGGGCCTCGTCTGGCCTGGGTCGCCGTTTCGCCGAAGTGCTGGCCGCCCACGGCGCCGCCGTCGCCTGCTGCGCCCGGCGGCGGGAAAAGCTCGCCGAAACGGTCGATGCGATCACCGCGGCGGGCGGACAGGCTTTGGCCGTGGAAATGGACGTGACCGACCGGGAATCCGTGGCCGACGCCTTCGAGACCGCCGACCGTGCCCTGGGCCAGGTCACGATCCTCATCAACAATGCGGGTCTTGCCTCGACCGGCCCGGCCATCGATCTCGATCCCGCGACCTGGGACCAGACCATGGCGACCAACCTGACCGGTGCCTGGACCGTGGCCCAGCGCGCGGCCAAGGACATGGTCGCCGCCGGCCGGCCGGGCACCATCGTCAACGTCGCCTCCGTCCTGGGCCTGCGTCAGGCGGGCGGCGTGATGCCCTATGCGGTGTCCAAGGCGGGAATTGTTCAGATGACCAAGTCTCTGGCGCTCGAATGGGCGCGCCACAGGATTCGCGTCAACGCCATCGCCCCCGGCTACATCGAGACGGACCTGAACCGGGAGTTCCTGGAAAGCGAGGGCGGCCAGACGCTGATGAAACGCATTCCCCAGCGCCGCTTCGGCAAGCCGGAGGATCTTGATGGTGCCCTGCTGCTGCTGGCGTCGGACGCATCGGACTTCATGACCGGCGAGGTTGTCGCCGTCGACGGCGGCCACCTCGTCAACACGCTGTAG
- a CDS encoding acyl-CoA synthetase: MSRADNIFEQGLERTPANHQPQTPLSFLAWAASVYPDQVAAIHGPRRITYAEMLVRCRRLAGALAARGIGRGDAVSVMGANTPELLEAHFGIPMAGGVLNALNTRLDAQTIAFILDHAESKLLITDREHAPVIKDALAKLGRKIPVIDIDDAETEAQGGTRGGHLGDMDYEAFLKTGDPEFPVHPPEDEWQAISLNYTSGTTGNPKGVVYHHRGAFVTAMGGALVSKLDRRSRYLWTLPMFHCNGWSYPWSITAAAGTHICLRRVDPALIFSMIAEHGVTHMCGAPIVLNMLIHAPDNVKRTFDQEVQVFTGGAAPPSAVISGMEKMGFRVTHLYGLTESYGPSTYCAWQDAWDDLDPDAQAQKISRAGVRYPTVSGQTVMNPDTMETVPADGQTMGEIMLRGNTIMKGYLKNPAATEAAFQGGWFHTGDLAVLHADGYVEIKDRSKDIIISGGENISSLEVEECLYRHADVMEAAVVAKTDEKWGETPCAFVTLKPGAEDRIDAAAIIEWCRANMAHYKAPRHVVFGPLPKTSTGKIQKFVLRDRANDTDQEI; the protein is encoded by the coding sequence GTGAGCAGGGCGGACAACATCTTCGAACAAGGCCTGGAACGCACCCCGGCCAATCATCAGCCGCAAACGCCGCTGAGCTTCCTTGCCTGGGCGGCGTCAGTCTATCCCGATCAGGTCGCCGCCATCCACGGCCCCCGGCGCATCACCTACGCCGAGATGCTGGTCCGCTGCCGCCGGCTTGCGGGGGCGCTCGCCGCACGCGGCATCGGCCGAGGCGACGCGGTATCGGTCATGGGGGCGAACACGCCGGAACTGCTCGAAGCGCATTTCGGCATTCCCATGGCGGGCGGCGTGCTGAACGCGCTGAACACGCGGCTCGACGCGCAGACCATCGCCTTCATCCTGGACCATGCGGAAAGCAAGCTGCTGATCACCGACCGGGAACACGCACCCGTCATCAAGGACGCACTCGCCAAGCTCGGCCGGAAAATTCCCGTCATCGACATCGACGACGCGGAAACCGAAGCCCAGGGCGGCACCCGGGGCGGGCATCTGGGCGACATGGATTACGAGGCGTTCCTCAAGACCGGCGATCCCGAGTTCCCGGTTCATCCGCCTGAAGACGAATGGCAGGCGATCTCGCTCAATTACACCTCCGGCACCACGGGCAACCCGAAGGGCGTCGTCTACCACCACCGGGGCGCCTTCGTGACCGCCATGGGCGGCGCCCTCGTCTCCAAGCTGGACCGCCGGTCGCGTTATCTGTGGACGCTGCCCATGTTCCACTGCAACGGCTGGAGCTATCCCTGGTCGATCACCGCGGCGGCGGGGACCCACATCTGCCTGCGCCGGGTCGATCCGGCCCTGATCTTTTCCATGATCGCGGAACACGGCGTGACGCATATGTGTGGTGCACCCATCGTGCTCAACATGCTGATCCACGCGCCGGACAACGTGAAGCGGACGTTCGATCAGGAAGTGCAGGTGTTCACCGGCGGCGCGGCGCCGCCCTCGGCGGTGATTTCGGGCATGGAAAAGATGGGCTTTCGCGTGACCCATCTTTACGGGCTCACGGAATCCTACGGGCCCTCGACCTATTGCGCCTGGCAGGACGCCTGGGACGATTTGGACCCGGATGCCCAGGCCCAGAAGATCAGCCGCGCCGGGGTGCGCTATCCCACCGTGTCCGGCCAGACCGTGATGAACCCCGACACCATGGAAACCGTGCCCGCCGACGGCCAAACCATGGGCGAGATCATGCTGCGCGGCAACACCATCATGAAGGGCTATCTGAAGAACCCGGCCGCGACCGAGGCCGCGTTCCAGGGCGGCTGGTTCCACACGGGCGATCTTGCCGTCCTGCATGCCGACGGCTATGTGGAAATCAAGGATCGGTCCAAGGACATCATCATTTCCGGCGGCGAGAACATCTCGTCGCTGGAGGTCGAGGAATGCCTCTACCGCCATGCCGATGTGATGGAAGCCGCCGTGGTCGCCAAGACCGACGAAAAATGGGGCGAGACACCTTGCGCCTTCGTCACCCTGAAGCCGGGCGCGGAGGACCGCATCGACGCCGCCGCCATCATCGAATGGTGCCGCGCCAACATGGCCCATTACAAAGCGCCGCGCCATGTCGTGTTCGGTCCCCTGCCCAAGACGTCGACGGGCAAGATCCAAAAGTTCGTGTTGCGCGACCGCGCCAACGACACCGACCAGGAGATTTAA
- a CDS encoding EamA family transporter: MELWIPITVLAAFLQNARSALQKHLKGRLSTLGAAYVRFLYAMPFSLVYLWGLHEIVGKDLPVFNTTFLMYCVLGGASQIIFTVLLLYLFQFRNFAVGTTFSKTEVFQVAVLGFLILGDTVTTTAAAAIALAGVGVVVLSAGQSKVSLKALISGVTERATVIGLVCGAFLGASVVFFRGAALSLKWDDLAMTVAYTLAVSLVIQTIAMGAYLAWKEAPTLKAVFVHWKWSAAVGAVGMAGSVAWFLAFTMQNAAYVRALGQIELVFTFAASIFFFKEKVTRLEVIGIALIILAILLLILSRA, from the coding sequence ATGGAACTCTGGATACCGATCACCGTCCTGGCGGCATTTCTTCAGAATGCGCGTTCGGCGTTGCAGAAGCATTTGAAGGGGCGGCTCTCGACCCTGGGCGCGGCCTATGTCCGCTTCCTTTATGCCATGCCCTTTTCGCTGGTCTATCTGTGGGGGCTGCACGAAATCGTGGGCAAGGATCTGCCCGTGTTCAACACCACCTTCCTGATGTACTGCGTGCTGGGCGGCGCCAGCCAAATCATCTTCACCGTGCTGTTGCTGTACCTGTTTCAGTTCCGCAACTTCGCTGTCGGGACGACCTTTTCCAAGACCGAGGTATTCCAGGTCGCCGTTCTGGGGTTTCTCATTCTCGGCGACACGGTGACCACCACCGCCGCCGCCGCCATTGCGCTGGCGGGTGTCGGCGTCGTCGTGCTGTCGGCGGGCCAGTCCAAGGTGTCGCTGAAGGCGCTGATATCCGGGGTGACGGAAAGGGCGACGGTGATCGGGCTTGTCTGCGGCGCCTTCCTGGGCGCGTCGGTGGTGTTCTTCCGGGGGGCGGCGCTGTCGCTGAAATGGGACGACCTAGCGATGACGGTCGCCTATACCCTCGCGGTGTCGCTGGTCATCCAGACGATCGCCATGGGTGCCTACCTGGCGTGGAAAGAGGCGCCGACCTTGAAGGCCGTGTTCGTCCATTGGAAATGGTCGGCCGCGGTGGGGGCGGTGGGCATGGCGGGGTCGGTCGCCTGGTTCCTCGCCTTCACCATGCAGAACGCGGCCTATGTCCGCGCCTTGGGGCAGATCGAACTGGTCTTTACCTTCGCGGCGTCGATATTCTTTTTCAAAGAGAAGGTGACCCGCCTCGAAGTGATCGGCATCGCCCTGATCATTCTGGCGATCCTGCTGTTGATTCTCAGTCGGGCGTAG
- a CDS encoding histone H1-like repetitive region-containing protein, whose translation MAGPQKTVSKKPAAKKPAAKPATAKKPAAKKPVAKKTAVKKAAAKKPAVKKAAAKKPAAKKVAAKKPAVKKAAAKKPAVKKAAAKKPAAKKAAAKKPAVKKAAAKKPAVKKAAAKKPAAKKAAAKKPAAKKRAAKK comes from the coding sequence ATGGCCGGACCTCAGAAAACAGTTTCTAAAAAGCCTGCGGCAAAGAAGCCGGCGGCAAAGCCCGCGACGGCCAAGAAGCCCGCTGCGAAAAAGCCGGTGGCCAAAAAAACCGCGGTGAAGAAAGCTGCTGCCAAGAAGCCTGCGGTGAAGAAGGCGGCTGCCAAGAAGCCTGCGGCGAAGAAGGTGGCTGCCAAGAAGCCTGCGGTGAAGAAGGCGGCTGCCAAGAAGCCTGCGGTGAAGAAGGCGGCTGCCAAGAAGCCCGCGGCGAAGAAGGCGGCTGCCAAGAAGCCCGCGGTGAAGAAGGCGGCGGCCAAGAAGCCCGCGGTGAAGAAGGCTGCTGCCAAGAAGCCTGCGGCGAAGAAGGCGGCGGCCAAGAAGCCCGCGGCCAAAAAACGCGCAGCAAAGAAATAA
- a CDS encoding histidine phosphatase family protein: protein MKLLLVRHGNTFEAGETPVRVGANEDLPLTATGEDQAHALATELKGAAIRPTLFVCGPLNRTRRHAEIVMKDLAASGAAEIDPRLTEIDYGPWGGMSDQDIVARFGPAAARELAAWENESRWPTETARWMPGAETVTRNLRNLTAELAGRLGADETALICSSNGILRYFLDLTPEGLAGHQAAGKAKMATGAASLLDITDKNARVLFWNVKAGTPLPNVH from the coding sequence ATGAAACTTCTGCTGGTCCGCCACGGCAACACTTTCGAAGCAGGCGAGACGCCGGTTCGCGTCGGCGCCAACGAGGACCTGCCCCTGACCGCCACGGGCGAGGATCAGGCCCATGCGCTGGCCACTGAACTGAAGGGGGCCGCTATCCGTCCCACATTGTTCGTCTGCGGACCGCTCAACCGCACCCGTCGGCATGCGGAGATCGTCATGAAGGATCTTGCCGCCTCGGGCGCGGCCGAGATCGACCCACGGCTGACGGAAATCGATTACGGCCCCTGGGGCGGGATGAGCGATCAGGACATCGTCGCTCGCTTCGGCCCGGCGGCGGCGCGTGAACTCGCCGCCTGGGAGAACGAAAGCCGCTGGCCGACGGAAACCGCCCGCTGGATGCCCGGCGCCGAGACGGTGACGCGCAACCTCCGCAATCTGACCGCAGAACTGGCGGGCCGGCTTGGCGCGGACGAAACAGCGCTGATCTGTTCTTCCAACGGTATTCTGCGCTATTTCCTGGATCTGACCCCGGAGGGCCTCGCCGGCCATCAGGCGGCGGGCAAGGCCAAAATGGCGACGGGGGCGGCGTCGCTGCTCGACATCACGGACAAGAACGCCCGCGTCCTGTTCTGGAACGTCAAGGCTGGCACGCCATTGCCCAACGTACACTGA